GCCAGCTCCAAGCGCTCGATCAGTGCGATGTTGTCCAGTCTCAGACCGGTCAGCACGGCGAACCCCGAGGTTCCACAAACCGTAGCGACGGCTTCGGTCGTTTAGAAGGGATCACCAACGCAGTGGCGGCTGTGGCACAACACGAGCTAGGAGATTTCATTGAGGCCGCCGGTCTGCTCGAGTACGACCCGGCAGCAATCACGCGGATCTATGCCGGCCATCCGCAGCGCCTACTGCGCCGCCTTTGGCAAACCCTTGTCCCCATTGGGCTTTTGCTTCTCGGAATCGGTGTCGACAAACTTCTTGGCCTCCTCAGAAACCCTGAACGAGCCCGAAGCAGGGCAAGAGAATTTGCCAATTTGCTCGTTGATCTGGGCCCTGCATTCATCAAGGCTGGCCAGGCACTCTCCACTCGTCCAGACATCGTTCCTCCTGTGCTGCTCGAGGAACTGTCCCAACTCCAAGATCAACTTCCTGGCTTCGATAGCGACCTCGCCATGGCCTGCATCGAGGATGACCTCGGTGCACCAGTGGACAGCATCTATGAGGAACTCGATCGAGAGCCCATCTCCGCGGCGTCTCTTGGTCAGGTACACCAGGGGTATCTCAAAGGCGGCCAAAAAGTCGCCGTCAAAGTGCAACGACCAGGCTTAAGAGAACAAATCACTCTTGACCTTTATATCGTTCGCAACATTGCCGCTTGGCTTAACAGCAACATTGGCCTGATTCGTAGTGATCTTGTTGCACTGATCGACGAATTAGGCAGCCGAGTTTTTGAAGAGATGGATTATCTCAACGAAGCAGCCAATGCAAACAAGTTCCGTGAATTACACAAACAAAATCCACGCATTGCTGTTCCAGAAATCTTTTCCGATGCCACGAGCAGACGGGTCTTAACAATGGAATGGATCGATGGCGTAAAACTTACAAATTTAGAAGCAGTCAGGGAGTTAGGAATTGATCCCGATGACATGGTTGAAGTGGGAGTGAGTTGCAGCTTGCAACAGCTTCTTGAACATGGCTTTTTCCATGCTGATCCTCATCCAGGAAACCTTTTAGCCATGGCCGATGGTCGACTGTGCTATCTCGATTTCGGGATGATGAGTGAGGTCAGCCGCGAATCCCGTACCGGACTCATCCAGGCCGTTGTTCATCTCGTGAATCGTAATTTCGAACAGCTATCCAAAGATTTTGTCACGCTTGGGTTTCTAGCCGAAGACGTGAATTTAGAACCAATCGTTCCTGCCTTTGAATCGGTCTTCAGTCAAGCCATTGAGATGGGCGTGAACCGCATGGATTTTAAAAGCGTGACTGACGATATGTCTGGTGTGATGTACAAATTCCCCTTCCGAGTTCCGCCTTATTACGCCCTGATCATTCGCTCTCTCGTCACGCTTGAAGGCATCGCACTCAGCGTGGATTCAGAGTTCAAAATTCTTGGTGCGGCCTATCCCTATTTCGCTAGACGTTTAATGGAAGATCCAGACCCTCAACTGCGTGAAAGTTTGAAAGAGATGCTGTTCGAAGGTGACGCATTCCGATGGACAAGACTTGAAAACCTTGTCGCAAGCGCAGCGAGTCAAAGTCAACTAGATCTCGACACGTTGCTCGATCAAGTCCTTGATTTTCTGTTTTCAGCCAACGGCGGCATGCTTCGCAATCAATTGGTTGAAGCTGTCGCTGATCGTTTAGATGCCATTGGCTGGACAGCCCTGCAACGGATCGGACGCCGACTGCCGCGGCCTTTGCAACCACCGCTTCTGGTCGATATGGCCCCATCCCTCAACGAAGACAGTTATCTCGACCTTGAACCGATCCGGCAGTTGATCAGTGTTTTACAGCAATTGCCAGGTTTCAATCCTGATCTCGTGTTTAGTCGACTTCCGCGCTTGATTCGTGAACGCGATGCAAGACAAATGGGAGTTGCGCTGGCCCAAGGATTAGCCGAACGCGGAGTTGTCCGCCTCGTCAAAGCAGCGGCGGGAAGTCCGAATTAGATTCCGGCAAATGATCAAGACCATGCCTCGCAGATCCAGCCGCCAAACCATCCTGGCGCTTGGTGCCGCAATCGGTCTCAGCGTTGCATCTGTGCTTCAACCTGCCCATGCAGCCAAGGATGTGGCCCTCGTAAGCGGGGCCTACAAACGGTCGATTGCTGTCAGTGACCTTGTCTATCTCGCAGACACTGGCAAAGCTAGGGGCATTCTTTCTGACATTCTTCGTCTCGGAAAACAGGATCCCAAAGAAGTCGCAAAATTACTGAATCAAAAGCTTGATCTTCCTTTAGTTCTAACCAGTCGTTTGATGTCCACTCGCATTGGAGACGTCATCATCCGTCGTGTCGCATCGATCATTTATCCCCTCAAAGTGCCCGATCCCTCAGTCAGTGTTCCTGCGATCCGAGCCGGTGTGATTAATGGTCTGCAAAAAGAAGAGGGGGGCCTCTCAGTGATCAATTTTTTAGATGCCTATCCCGCAGAGGTCATGGAAGTCAACATTCCCGCCCTGATGGCTTTGATCGAAAAAGCTGAATCCATTGCTGGATTAGTGAAATTCTTCTCCGATTCCCCGCTCGACGGTTTGAAATAAAGCCCTCGTAAAACCCAGCTCCTCGATCCAGACACATAGATTTCTGGAATTGCTGCTCTCTGCGGGTGTCCGTGCTCAAGAACCTCCGCCGGCGTTTCACGGCCAAACCAGTCATGCAGGACTGGCCAGGCCTGATCGAAGCCTATCGATCCTGGCTTCCCGTTTCCTCAGCCACACCAGTGATCACCCTGCACGAAGGTGCCACTCCGCTCATCCCCGTGCCATCCATTGCGGAACGGATTGGCCGTGGCGTGAAAGTTTTCGTCAAATACGACGGTCTCAATCCCACCGGATCCTTCAAGGATCGCGGGATGACCATGGCGATCAGCAAAGCCAAAGAAGCAGGGTGTGAAGCGGTGATTTGTGCCAGCACTGGCAATACCAGTGCTGCTGCCGCCGCCTATGCCCGTCGAGGCGGAATGCGAGCCTTCGTGTTGATTCCAGACGGATACGTCGCACAGGGGAAACTGGCGCAGGCCTTGGTCTATGGAGCTGAAGTACTGGCGATCCGGGGGAATTTCGACCGTGCTCTCGACATCGTTCGCGAAGCAGCCGAGAAATATCCGATCACCTTGGTGAATTCGGTGAACCCCTACCGCCTGCAAGGACAAAAAACTGCAGCGTTTGAAATCGTCGATGCCTTAGGAGATGCTCCCGACTGGCTGTGCATTCCGATGGGCAACGCCGGCAATATCACGGCCTATTGGATGGGGTTCCAGGAATATCAACAAGCTGGGCGCAGTCGGCGTTTGCCGCGAATGATGGGATTCCAAGCCAGTGGCTCCGCGCCACTGGTGAATGAAACCACCGTGACTGATCCAGAAACAATTGCGACCGCGATTCGCATCGGCAACCCGGTGAACCGAGCAAAGGCCATCGCAGCCCGTCAGGCGAGCAACGGGGCTTTCCTGGATGTCACCGATGCGGAAATCATCGATGCCTACAAACTTCTCGGTGCCCAAGAAGGAATCTTTTGTGAGCCCGCTAGCGCAGCCTCAGTAGCCGGGTTAATCAAGCGTGCCGCAGAGGTTCCAGACGGATCCACAGTGGTCTGTGTGTTGACGGGAAATGGTCTGAAAGATCCGGACTGTGCGATCAACAACAACGACGCTGCCTTCTACGCCGATCTTGATCCTGATCTGAGCACCGTGGCCAAGGTGATGGGGTTTTAACGCGTCGCACCCTTGAAAAACCAAAACACAGCCTGCAGTCGTCTGCATTACCGCCATCGGTTCTGAAGCCCACTTAACAATGTTGATGTCATCCGAATGAGCGGATTCATGGATGTCAACACCTGGATGATCGTTGGCTTCTTATTGGCCGCCTACTCGGTAGTCGCCAACGACTCACTGCAAACCCTCGGCACTTACATCTCTTCCAACAAGACACGCAGCCCCAAAGTCGTGCAGATGCTCTTCATCTGCACGGTCACAATTGCGGTACTGATGCTGGGCTGGTTTCTCAATTATGGGGATCCTGCTTGGGGTCGCCTCAATGTTCCTGGTAAGGAGTTCCCGCTTCCTGAACCCTTTACCTGGGTCTACATCCTTCCTCCCCTCGCCGTGCTGGCTCTCACCCAATGGGGTGCACCCGTGAGCACCTCCTTTCTGGTGCTCTCGACGTTCAAGCCAGCCAATATCGGACAGCTGCTGAATAGCTCTCTTACGGGTTACATCGTGGCGTTTGGCGTAGGTCTCATCGCCTACGGCCTGGGAATGTGGCTGCTGGAGCGCTGGGTGTTCCAGCAGACGCAAGAAGGCCAAAAGGTCAACAAGATCTGGTATGTCCTGCAGTGGTTTTCCACCGGTTTTCTATGGAGCATGTGGCTGGTGCAGGACCTCGCAA
The window above is part of the Synechococcus sp. WH 8020 genome. Proteins encoded here:
- a CDS encoding ABC1 kinase family protein, with amino-acid sequence MAQHELGDFIEAAGLLEYDPAAITRIYAGHPQRLLRRLWQTLVPIGLLLLGIGVDKLLGLLRNPERARSRAREFANLLVDLGPAFIKAGQALSTRPDIVPPVLLEELSQLQDQLPGFDSDLAMACIEDDLGAPVDSIYEELDREPISAASLGQVHQGYLKGGQKVAVKVQRPGLREQITLDLYIVRNIAAWLNSNIGLIRSDLVALIDELGSRVFEEMDYLNEAANANKFRELHKQNPRIAVPEIFSDATSRRVLTMEWIDGVKLTNLEAVRELGIDPDDMVEVGVSCSLQQLLEHGFFHADPHPGNLLAMADGRLCYLDFGMMSEVSRESRTGLIQAVVHLVNRNFEQLSKDFVTLGFLAEDVNLEPIVPAFESVFSQAIEMGVNRMDFKSVTDDMSGVMYKFPFRVPPYYALIIRSLVTLEGIALSVDSEFKILGAAYPYFARRLMEDPDPQLRESLKEMLFEGDAFRWTRLENLVASAASQSQLDLDTLLDQVLDFLFSANGGMLRNQLVEAVADRLDAIGWTALQRIGRRLPRPLQPPLLVDMAPSLNEDSYLDLEPIRQLISVLQQLPGFNPDLVFSRLPRLIRERDARQMGVALAQGLAERGVVRLVKAAAGSPN
- a CDS encoding alpha/beta hydrolase codes for the protein MPRRSSRQTILALGAAIGLSVASVLQPAHAAKDVALVSGAYKRSIAVSDLVYLADTGKARGILSDILRLGKQDPKEVAKLLNQKLDLPLVLTSRLMSTRIGDVIIRRVASIIYPLKVPDPSVSVPAIRAGVINGLQKEEGGLSVINFLDAYPAEVMEVNIPALMALIEKAESIAGLVKFFSDSPLDGLK
- the thrC gene encoding threonine synthase; translated protein: MQDWPGLIEAYRSWLPVSSATPVITLHEGATPLIPVPSIAERIGRGVKVFVKYDGLNPTGSFKDRGMTMAISKAKEAGCEAVICASTGNTSAAAAAYARRGGMRAFVLIPDGYVAQGKLAQALVYGAEVLAIRGNFDRALDIVREAAEKYPITLVNSVNPYRLQGQKTAAFEIVDALGDAPDWLCIPMGNAGNITAYWMGFQEYQQAGRSRRLPRMMGFQASGSAPLVNETTVTDPETIATAIRIGNPVNRAKAIAARQASNGAFLDVTDAEIIDAYKLLGAQEGIFCEPASAASVAGLIKRAAEVPDGSTVVCVLTGNGLKDPDCAINNNDAAFYADLDPDLSTVAKVMGF